Within Vicia villosa cultivar HV-30 ecotype Madison, WI linkage group LG1, Vvil1.0, whole genome shotgun sequence, the genomic segment AGGAGTCACAAGATCTATAATTTTGTACTATACCTCTTTTCTGATAAGATCACTCAGCTCATTCAGAGGAAGTAGTGTCAAGGAAGCAGCTAATCTCTTTGACCCCTTATTATCGACTATTGCTTGATCCTTAATAGCATTGAATCCATAAGCTATTGCGACATCCTGCCGATAACAGAACCAAAAGAGGGATGCCTTGTCAGTAAAAACATATGTAATAGATCCAATGTGCATTCATGAATGATCAAGACCATCGTCGCCAGTACCTCCATAACATCACATGGATGAAGAACATCACTTCTAGTAGGGGGTACAGACACAATAAAGTTGCACTGTTTACTGTCAGATGTAGATTGCTTGGCATGCAATTGCATCCGATTTAAAAACTTGGTAACCTGAAGAAATCGGGAAAAAATTATGGAACAATGGCAATATTCAGTTCTGTTTCTTAAAGAAAACATAAGTATTGAATCTTATATTAGAGAAAATACTACACATAAAAAGCTTAACAAAATAGAACTTATGGTAAGAATGACATGAACATCTCAAAAACTCAACCATAGAAGTAAAAAGACCAAACAAAAGAATACAGTCACCCTGTAATATGTAAAAAGATTAAAAACAAATTTACTGGTTGTTTATACACATGCAGACCTTAAGTCCAAAAGATACAATAGCATGTCAAAAAAAGACAAGTTGTAATTAAAATCTGGAAAGAACATCAGCAGAaaactcttttatttaaaaaccAAATATAAGGATAGCAGCGTTTATCCAAAAAATACTTCGACAAGTAAAAATCTATATAATTCCTattgtaaaatataatttataaaggaTAGATCAATGGGTACTTCAAGCCTAATTAATGCAGATAAAAAGCTTACAGCGAGTCAAAATTTAAGAACAAATATCTCCGTAAATTTTGCATTAGCAATATATAGGAAATAATTACCTCTTCTGCCTCCAAGGATACTCCAATCAATCCTGTAATGTAAGATAGAGAAACTTCCATATTATAGACAGATAAATCAGGGTATATGTGAGATTTTCCATCAGAAGAAATCACTTCCACGGGTTCAATGACAAACTTATTTGCACAATATTCCGCAAAGGCTGTTACCTAAAAAAAGAATAGTCTGTCGTAATCCAAAATATTATAACTCCAAGAAAAtgcaaacaaaaaaatagaaaaattcacTGCTCTACCATTGTATTTAAAACAACTTTAGCCTTTGTCAGATCAGTAGCAGTGCATTCAATGAATACATTCTTTGTCTCCAAAGTGATGGCGGAATGTGCACCATTGATAATTGGGGGTAAAGATAAAACAGTtctgtaaaaaaaaatcatagcATATCAATAACTGAATTCAACAACACATATAATACGACAACATTAGTGAAAATTAAAAAGGCCAAATGCCACAATTTTCTATTTACAAGACAGTGCAATTAACAGAAAATAGAGTAGGAGGAATAATTAAAAGCATTTCTACAAATTAATCTGACAAATTCAGTGGAAAAGCATCTCACTACAGAACTTTTGAAGGTTCTTTTTTGTCTATGTGTCCGTAAATGACTACTATTCATGTGGTTGTGTCATGGTTAGAAATTCAAGGTACATAAGCAACAAGCACTTAACTTTTTCATTGAAGAAATTTATTATGTACGCTTTAAATctgtaatattttaaattttatgaatTTGAATAGGGTATCTCATCTGATAGACGTTTTATTAGAGGGCAGAAATAATAAAACTAGTAGAAGATGGGGATTCCCACTAACTAAATCAAATAAGACAAACTGACTCAATCCTCATGCACTAACACAAGGCTGCATATTAAAGGTAAACCACAAAGTCATATTTCCTGCATATAAGCCTCAAAGCCTTTGCTTTCATAGAATAAGTAAAACCCAATCACCTCAGAATTTTCACTGAGAAATCTCAAAGCTTGAAATATCCCCCCCTCCTGAACACATCAACAAGTACAATAAAACCATGCACAAAAACATAGTTTCTCTTGGAGAACAGAAAGTACTCTAGGCCTTGTAAGTTTAATGTGATGTAAATTAGCAAGCATTCCCATCAAAACGCTTAAATAACAATACAAATAATTATCATAATATCATAATATACAAACAAAGCTTTCTGATAGTATTGCCAAAATGAGAGCTAAAAGATTTCAAAGTTTTGCAAATTCAAATAAGAGGGCACAATGAAAATATAATACCTCTTACTATCATATAAAACAGGATAAACGGGAGAGTCCTCAATAATATGCAGGAATTTCTTCAGTTTCAAATCTGActgtcaaaattaaatcaaaaaggTATTCAGGTGCATCTCAAATGAACGATGTCCAAACAGAAAAACAATAAGTGAACACCTTGTTGGGTGGACTTGAATGACTCATAAGCCTACTTGTGCAAGCTTTATAACAACTTaaactatataaatatataaagtaAGAAAACATTATTCAAAAACTCACTTTGTAGAACTCCATGAGCTCATCAGCCCTGAAGCTCCTTTCCTACCATGTCAAAGAACAGAGGGAGGTAAATCATTAAAGTTTGAACAGCAGTTTGATAAATAAATTCATCGACTAATAAATATTTCTATCTTTGAGTACTACACAAGGGATCAGAAGTCAAAACATGTTCCTTCCATCAAAGGAGGCTGTAGTGGTATGTGATTtcaaacatatgcttttatagaATCAGAATGCCCTAAATAAAAGTTACCTGTTTTAGAGGAGTAAAGTTAATACTCGAAGGTGGTAAAGCCTGAgagaaaaaatataagaaaaatcaatatgctgaTAACCCATATAACCAGATAGAATCCAATTGGTAAGAAAAAGGAAATTAATCTTTGAGATATATCTCTTGGCGAAACTGCCTTAGAAAACTCCATATACAGGGCCGGGGTTTAATACCAATACACCAAATCCAGCAGCAATACACATTATATAAATGTCATTCAAAATcttgattttgttaaagttttctatccataatatatactcaaaattttcATGCTctagaatttgaaagaaatcaacctCATAGGTAAAAGGAGCCTCCAATTTATCCAGATCATGAGTGCCAATAGCAACAAGGGTCCTTCGCCTgaaaaagaatgaaaacaaattaattGAAAACCATTCATAAAGTGATGTGGTATGAGattacaaaaatgaaataaaaaaaaactgcTGAATAAAAAGGGAACCTAATTTAGAAAGAAAATAGCATGAATTGGAAACAAAAGGGTCCAAAAGCCACCGGCTAACAAGAAGAGTTTTCCAATTGTTCCATcaaaaatagaaaagcaaaagaTTCCGTGATAAAGAATTAATGTACAATATAAGGAAAGAAAAAGGGCACACATGACAGCATTCAAACTCACAGGACtattttggtttgaagaatctagAGAACGTGAGAAAGACAAAGGTAGAAACAGAATTGAGTGAGAAATTTGTTTTACAGGAAATGAATCAAATATATGAAGTCTGCTAAGGTACTTATACGCTACAATGGCTTGCTTTGCAAGCTATTCTTTCCATAGAAACTTAACTGCTGTAACATTTATGTTGCCAATAGTGTGCTATAGCGTAATAGCACAGTGATTGAAGGGTTTGGCCCAATGCTGTCTTCTTTTAAGGGTAACTTCAATTTGAACCCTTTTAAAAGTAAAAGTTTGTTCTTAATTTTGTTACGTTCTTACTCAAACAATCGTTATGCTCTTCTTCATACTTTTAGTTCAGTTTTGTTCTTCTACTCTCCTTCAGCTTTATTGCTCTATACTTCAGGTTCTTTAACTATTGAGTACAATCGTCTATTTCTGTTTTTGCGTATTTATGTTGACTTTGTACAGTGGTTCTTAGTCTTTGCAATGGCGGCTACCTCGCTATTCGTTATATTATTTTGCAGGGTCGGTGCTATGCGATCCTCAAAGGTTAACAACATAGAGTATGACAAACAatcaagccttatcccactaagtggggtcAGCTACATGGATCAAATTACGCATAATATTCTCACAAAGACCAAGTTTCTACCCAAGtcgttaatctcgagatcttcCTTAATAGTTACTCCTATAGTTTTTCTAGATTTTCCTCTACTTCTAGTTGTTTAACTATTCTCCATATGATATACATTTAATTTAACCACTACATTAGCAAAAAGTTATTTTAACAACATAGAGTAAAACTACAAAATTACCCTTCAATAGATAGAAATCTGTTACAGCAGTATAACTGACTAAAGATGACTCTAGAATATCCAAGTAAACATATAAGAGCAATTACATCATTGTTTCAGAAACAGGTAGTGTCAGAGTGTGCAGCTCAAAACAAATAAAGCAGCAATTCAAATCACATTACCGACAAATATTTTGATGCAGCTTGTCTTGGAGATCAATAAAGCTGTTGTATCTCGCTTTATCAAAAGTTATACCTCTCAATACGGCACATACAACAAAGGGCCGAATCAAAGATGTCTGCAATGAGACAAGAAATAATTCACTTTCCACTTAGAAAAGGCTCATACTACAAAATTGTGTATTCACAGCATAAATAACTACCTCTGGCTTCACATGCATTTTAAGCATTTTATCCTTACTAATGTCAGACAATTTGTAAGTGGGGATTTCCTGGAACCCACAGAAAACTCGAAGGGCTTGAGCCAGTCCTTCAAGACAGAGTAGGTCATATCTGAGGAAAAAGTAAACAGCAGTGTTTTAATAAGCTCTTGCAAACCGTGTCACAAAACTTATGATATAAGATTagctcaaa encodes:
- the LOC131634390 gene encoding phenylalanine--tRNA ligase beta subunit, cytoplasmic; translated protein: MPTISVGRDRLFAALGRTYTQEEFEDLCFSFGIELDDVTTEKAIVRKEKHLEEEDADEDEEIIYKIEIPANRYDLLCLEGLAQALRVFCGFQEIPTYKLSDISKDKMLKMHVKPETSLIRPFVVCAVLRGITFDKARYNSFIDLQDKLHQNICRRRTLVAIGTHDLDKLEAPFTYEALPPSSINFTPLKQERSFRADELMEFYKSDLKLKKFLHIIEDSPVYPVLYDSKRTVLSLPPIINGAHSAITLETKNVFIECTATDLTKAKVVLNTMVTAFAEYCANKFVIEPVEVISSDGKSHIYPDLSVYNMEVSLSYITGLIGVSLEAEEVTKFLNRMQLHAKQSTSDSKQCNFIVSVPPTRSDVLHPCDVMEDVAIAYGFNAIKDQAIVDNKGSKRLAASLTLLPLNELSDLIRKEVAMIGFTEVLTFILCSKKENFSMLNRKDDKSKAVIIGNPRSSDFEAVRTSLMPGILKTAAHNKDHPKPIKIFEVGDIAILDDNDVGAKNLRQLAALYCGANAGFEIIHGLVDKVMEKNGITFVSPGDKSGYYIERSDEPEFLAGRQARIIYKGKQVGTFGIVHPEVLNNFDIPDPCSFVELNIESFL